Part of the Benincasa hispida cultivar B227 chromosome 12, ASM972705v1, whole genome shotgun sequence genome is shown below.
aaattttttcttaCTAAATCGTATTTTCAAAAGCtcagaaattaaatttatactagTTTGGTTCTTGTTTTACACAGTGATTAATGGAACTCCAAGttccttattttcttttatttatttatttacatttaatAATTTTCAATATAGAAATTGTCAATTTTTAATGGATTTAAGGGTCAAATAACTTAGGATAGTTGGGTTTCCTTTTTACAATCTTTCCAATTTAAAGGCAAACTTCATTTGAAAGGTACTTCAGGTTAATTGAAGAGCCCACGAACATGAAGCAGCTAATGGCAAACGGATAATTAATGATAAAAAACCATCTTGTCTCAAAAtcacttcaaaagatatttaaatacttttaaatcATTCTAAATCAATGTATCATTtgatttcataattttaaatgcattttcatttaagtaaaattgattttaaaccattcaaaaacatatttttaaagaCTTAACTACCTCAAAACCGGCATGATTACTATTGATGTTGTCTTATTCTCCAACTTACACCCGCAGGATGTCCTCTACAAAGTTTCAACCAAACAAGACCCCAATTCAATgttttcttctcaatttcctAAGGTCTTGGATCTTACGAGTTACTGATCAAATGTGGAATGCCATTTGAAGAGTTCAAGAAAGATCAAAACGAGAGAACAGAACAATGAAAAACATACAAGTCAGTCAACGGTTTAGTCAGATATTGGTATGGTTTCGTTTTGAATAAAAAACCAACATGAGTCAGATTCCCGATCTGGTTTACCGTTACAATAAGGATTATGCAAGATATGGTTATTATCCTAAGACATGGCTCCACTACACTGATTTTGATAAAACGTATAGAAAATCCACATTCCAAAAAGGCCAAATAATTGGATGTTGCAAGCAAGCGTTCAATCTCAACATTAAATCCTATGATTGAGAAAATGACTTAACGCATAAAATGATTTCATTAGTGAAAACATCTACTCATCATTTCTTCAAGTGAAAGATTCATACCCCTTGTactcaaaataaacaataattaaagaaaaattataataataagtaTTTTTAATGGGGAGAAATTAGAAGAGTACTCagtatttttattgaaaaaaaaaatataattttaaacaagttaaactGGAGCTTCATAACacattaattttttgaaaatgggGGGCACTTTGGGAAAGAAAGTTCATTCCAAAATCTGTACACCCAAATAAATTGGAGAAACTTCATCTCTATCCCCGGAAAGATTTAATCTCTTGCTATTGTAGAAATGGTATGTTCGTAACTCGATCAGTCTCATTGATGATCTTTGTTAATTTTTGCCAGAAACGTTTCATATTTCCGGTTTTCCACTTGTCTTTTAAATAAATTCCAGAGAGACAGAAGCTTGAAAACCttcctttcaaaattttaaattttgatttttttttaaaaaaaggtaaatagTGGCCACAACCATTCTTCATAGTTCAAACTTGAAATCTTGGAGGATAGATTTTGTTTAACAAAACACTTTTTTAAAGGGGAAAAGAGaagtttgaaaatgaaaaagaaaattgggcCATTTGCAAGGATTGTTCATCTCATTTATCATCAAGTGATCGGAAGGAAGCCCCTTTGCCATTGTCCCGCTCCTCGCTCAACCTCGCACTTCCAAAACCATAACAAATCTTCTGAGCAGACACCTTATTCCTCCTTCCCATACCGACTTATAgctaaaaaaaaagacaaatctATCACCCAAGATCGGTCCAATCTTGCATTTGCCTTCATTCCATCTCATTCAAATTGGGTAGGACGAATTAGAGAGTAAATCTAAATTGTTCGCTCACGCAATTtcaactaaaaaataaattcaaagctaaagcaaaagaaaaatgtaaagaGGCCCCCACCAGTGAAAATTGGACCGTATGAGAACTCACAATTTACCCAAATTCCCTTTCACCCTCTATTTCACTCTCTGTTACTCTCCTTCCTCTCATTGACCCATTGATTATTTCAAATCTATCTCCCAAGTCAAAatgtggggggggggggagggtgGCGCATAAATTCAGTGTGTAATCTCTCTTTGGGCTGCTTTCCACGCTTTCTTGCAGTTGTCGGGCGTGTTAAATGGGGAGTTATAACATgtctatctctctctctctcttagtAGTCTTAGGCTTTGCCCAACACTACATCCAAATATAAAGCCACCGTGTTGTGTATTCTTCTCCGTGTTATATCATCTTGTGTTTTAATCTTTCAGTTTTAATTTAGCAAAAGGTGTGTGTTAAGGTTGCCGGTGGGTGGGTGGGTTGGTGGGGTTTATGGTTTTATGGCAAAGTCCTGCTCATTTGCCCTCCGGTAAAGCAGAGCTGATGCTTCCACCCTGTGCATTAACCAACAAATTTAACTCCAAACATCAAACATCTAAATTTAAACGCACAAGAATGGGAACTTTGACAAGAATCTCACCACCCAGGATGGACTACGAATCTGCCAGTGGAGAGAGCCCAATTCACCTGTACAAAACAATTGCAACCGGAAACATCAACACAGCAacttttaactaattaaaaggTGAGTTAGGGAGAGTTTTCAACAAATATTTCCTCATTGAATATGATCAGGAGTTGATAAGAATCTGGAATAATGAATTCCTAAGTATAACAAAGAGCAGTCCATGGTTATAGTGAGTATCACACTACCTTGTCAGTCCCAAGAGAATTTGCAACGACGTGGGTAACCTGTTCATCAATCTGGTTGGTGCACTGGGCGCCAAACTGTTCAGCTGTTTGCCACAGGGGATGCAGATGAGGATTTGCTTCACCAACCGGGAAAACCCTGCTAAACACTATACGGCAACCAGCCAAAATCTTTTGTTGCTCCACAGACAAAATAGTTCTAACATCTACTTGATCTAAGTCAGGATTGGAGAAAAAAGTTTGGTGGATTCTCTGGATAACCTAAAGGACCAAAATTCAAGATGATGAggtaaataaattaattcattgcACTATGGTGAACAAGTGAAGCAACAGAATTTACCCCAAGTGAAGAAGCCAAAGTACCATCTTCAGGTCTCTCATCATGGTCAATCTCTAGAAGAGAAGGACCCAGAAGCCCAAACTGGCGCCTACTACATGGAAAGTAAGTATACCTGCATTGAAAGCCAGAACAAGCAAATCCATGAGATCTCAAATTTCTAAGGTGGTCAAACACTAAAAAACATCTAGTTTAGAGGAATTGATGATATGCTTGCCTTTCTACAACAATCAAGTTCATTTTGTTATGTGGCCACACCCTGATGGAATCATCTATTATAACAACACCAGACTCCATGCCCAAAACACCCTCCAGATCCTTACTCTTGGGTGCCCTGTCATCACTGTCCAATGGGTCTCCATCATCACCTCGAGAAATAACTCGCCCAGCAAACAGAACCCCTTTTGGATCAAGCACTTTTGCCATCTCTGTTGCATATAGCTTGTTTCCCATTGTGTACAGATGCAGTTCATAGAGCTCGCTAGCCTAAAATGCAAGAGAGAACACAAGCACCAAAGTAACCAGTCAACATCCACTATCCAATACAACTTGAGGGATAAtactattataataatattattatcatttttttttataaaaaaaatgtgatcatAAAAAGGGGCAGAATCTGACTATTTCAACCAACCTTTTCCAAGAAGTTCCAAACCCCAGGCCGTAGTTTTGTCCACATTCCCATATGAGGAAATCGGAAAAGATGTCTCTGTGCCTTCTCACGATCCTGTTCCTCTTTCTTTCTCAAAATTTCATCATGCACTGGATCTACTTCCACAAACTGGAACAAGATCATACCAAGTTATGAAATTGAAAGTCCAAGTTGACATTGAAATCAGTTTCAATTATCCAAAAACTAACCTTAGCTGAATTCAAAAGTGTGTGATCTAGATCCAAGACAAGGCAAAGTTTGCGTGCAGCAAACATTTTTCTCTGCTCTTCAATTCTTCTTGCCCTCTCTCTCTGGATCGCAGCTTTTTGCTTGTCATCATAACTTTCAATTAGATGCTCGAGATCTCCCCATGTACCCTGTGATCGAGAGGGGACAGCCATATCTACTGCTTGGTTAGCAGTTGTCACAGGTTTACTGTCCATAGAGCTTGATCCTACAGCATTAGTATCcattctgtccattttaactgGCTGTGATGATGAATTCTGTGAAGAAGTTGGTGGCAAGGGAACAGACATAATATCAGCAATATTTTTCAGATTGTTAGTGAATTGTCTACCAATATCAGGTAGTAATGTGTGTGACGAAGCTAATTTCAAATCTCCCAGTCCTTCTTGCTTATGGCCATTTCTTTCCGTGTTTGGAGTAGTTGGTACAAAACCTTTTAACTGATCATTTACCAAGCTCCCAACCTTCTGATGAGAATTACCATGGAGGACACGGCGAGGGTCACGAGGTTTCATACGAACTTTTCCCGACTCATCCTGTCGACTCTGAAAATGATGAAACAAGTGCATGATTTAAAACAAACACAATATCAATCTAGAATAGAAGTATAGATGCCAACTGCACAGAAATTGATAAACAATGACACATGCTTCAACAGCATAGACACAAGCCAGAAATGTCAGGGAAAAAACACCTTCCACCATCAGTTTAAATCAAAGAATTGTCATTTGATCATATCAGGAAAAAAGGTAATCAAATTGTCATTTGTTAAATTCTCGAGTCATATTAGAAGCAAGGTAACCCAAGCACTTGGGTACAGGAAATTACCAACAACTTGACTGGAGGCAACACCTCTTTTCACAGACACAAGCAATGAGAAACTTTATAATGCACATGGGGAGAGGCAAAGCAGCACCAATTGTCAAATAGATATGCACGAGATAAGCATGGGAAAATATTGTGCATGacttttaagttttatgaaatGATCGACAATCACTTACTCCAGCAACCATTGGTGGTACACTTGGTGTTGCTGCTGACTGCTGCTGCAAAATTCCTGAGGTCACAGCAGGAGCATTTATTAGTGGACTAGATCCTTGACAAGGATTTAAGCTTGTAGGACAAATTCCATTTTGTTCAGGTTCACTtgacttcaatttcaattctgCAGCCAATTGCTGCTGTTGGCTCATTTTAAGTAAATTGAGGAGCATGGTTGGGTTGACAACAATATCTTTCAACAGTGAGGGCAAGGAAGCATTAGTGCTAGAATTTACTGTAGGTGTGCGCTCATTTCCAGCACCAGAATTGTTTGGAACATCAATTTTTTCAGTTGCATTTGCTTCAGCAATCTCCATCTGATTCCTATTAGAAAGTCTGGGTGCCGCTGGCATGGTATCTTCTAACCAGCCACCGTTTCCAGATACAGCTCTCATATCACTTGCAGCTACTGCAAGATTCTGAGATCCAATCCTCTGCCTTTTCGTTTCAGAACCATCTGTATTAGGCTCCACATCCATCTTTTGCCTTCTTGAGTTTAGGGTTGCAGCAGATTCTAAAATAGAAGAATTCTTCACTGAGGTCATTGTGCGTGCATTAAGATCCGTAGAAATTCCATCAGAATTGACCATTCGTAGTCTAGGGTCCCTACTTTTTGCTAAAGGCTTTATTGTCGGATTCACCACAGAGCTTGGAGGAGCAACATTTAGAGGACTAACCAGTACTTTGGTGCTGGAACTATCCATGTTAGGAAAAAGACCAGGGGATATGTTAGAAGCAGAATTTGGCACCTTTTGACCCGGTTTAGAAGAATTTGAAGACTTTAGACTTCTGATAATGGAAGAACTAGAAACCTCCTCACCAATATCACCACCCCCATCATATTCTTCTGAAGGAGTTGGACTAGGAAGTCTATCAGCCATTGAAAAGGAGCTTCGACCAAACTTCTGTTGATAGGTCGAAACAGCTTTAAGGGCATCGGTTTCATAAGGATGCGATCTAGATCCATCTACAGCAAGGGCCAACTTTGCAGGGGCATTCACTAATTTTTGGACAGAAAAAATTGTAGGAGCTTCTCTGGTGGGTGATGGAAGACTGTCTGCATCATGATCCTTGTGAAGGTCTAACAGTGGGAGTAGGGGGCCTCTACTCTTTATACTAGATACCCCAGATTGCAATCCCTCTGATAAGATATTAAGGTTATTATTTCCCGTAACACCAAAAGGTATGGAATCCGAAGGCAACTTAGTTGAAGGAGTCAAATGTGGACTAGCATTTGTATACGCAGAATAGAAATCCTTATTTTTCACCCCATTGGGTATATGAATCTCAACCTCTTTAGCACTGGCTCTCATGCTGGGCAAATTGTCGAGGGAATCTGTAGATGGCATTTTGACCTCTACCTGTAGAAAATATTCTGGCTTTAGCTAGAACATATCAAAATCTCCTTCATAAGATACCAACATCATCACAAGGAGGAAAGAGAGGTGGATGGTATACTGTACCGATTTTATCTGCTCAGGAGAAAAGAGAGGAGGATCGCAATTTTTTACAAAAGAAAGTAACCTATGAACAACACCACAGCAAATAGTCGTTAGATACTAAACAAATACACTAACCCTCCACATGGAATAAGAAATTATG
Proteins encoded:
- the LOC120092904 gene encoding RNA polymerase II C-terminal domain phosphatase-like 3, coding for MGKDEILKIEDVEEGEISDTASVEEISEEDFNKLESSAPKVVPPKDSNRETRVWTMSDLYKNYPTMRHGYASGLYNLAWAQAVQNKPLNDIFVMEADPDEKSKRSSSSPFGNAKDDGNNTTNKVVIDDSGDEMNCDNANGDKEEGELEEGEIDMDTEFVEEVVNSKAMLSDSRDKDIDGQEFDLENKELDDQLKLIQKTLDGVTIDAAQKSFQEVCSQLHSSIETFLELLQGRVVPRKDALIQRLYAALRIINSVFCSMNLNEKEEQKEHLSRLLSFVKNCDPPLFSPEQIKSVEVKMPSTDSLDNLPSMRASAKEVEIHIPNGVKNKDFYSAYTNASPHLTPSTKLPSDSIPFGVTGNNNLNILSEGLQSGVSSIKSRGPLLPLLDLHKDHDADSLPSPTREAPTIFSVQKLVNAPAKLALAVDGSRSHPYETDALKAVSTYQQKFGRSSFSMADRLPSPTPSEEYDGGGDIGEEVSSSSIIRSLKSSNSSKPGQKVPNSASNISPGLFPNMDSSSTKVLVSPLNVAPPSSVVNPTIKPLAKSRDPRLRMVNSDGISTDLNARTMTSVKNSSILESAATLNSRRQKMDVEPNTDGSETKRQRIGSQNLAVAASDMRAVSGNGGWLEDTMPAAPRLSNRNQMEIAEANATEKIDVPNNSGAGNERTPTVNSSTNASLPSLLKDIVVNPTMLLNLLKMSQQQQLAAELKLKSSEPEQNGICPTSLNPCQGSSPLINAPAVTSGILQQQSAATPSVPPMVAGSRQDESGKVRMKPRDPRRVLHGNSHQKVGSLVNDQLKGFVPTTPNTERNGHKQEGLGDLKLASSHTLLPDIGRQFTNNLKNIADIMSVPLPPTSSQNSSSQPVKMDRMDTNAVGSSSMDSKPVTTANQAVDMAVPSRSQGTWGDLEHLIESYDDKQKAAIQRERARRIEEQRKMFAARKLCLVLDLDHTLLNSAKFVEVDPVHDEILRKKEEQDREKAQRHLFRFPHMGMWTKLRPGVWNFLEKASELYELHLYTMGNKLYATEMAKVLDPKGVLFAGRVISRGDDGDPLDSDDRAPKSKDLEGVLGMESGVVIIDDSIRVWPHNKMNLIVVERYTYFPCSRRQFGLLGPSLLEIDHDERPEDGTLASSLGVIQRIHQTFFSNPDLDQVDVRTILSVEQQKILAGCRIVFSRVFPVGEANPHLHPLWQTAEQFGAQCTNQIDEQVTHVVANSLGTDKVNWALSTGRFVVHPGWVEASALLYRRANEQDFAIKP